Part of the Lebetimonas natsushimae genome is shown below.
TTTATCGTCTGCTTATGTTAGTTCTAATCAAAATAAAAATGTTGCCTTAAAATTAAAAAAAGATTTTGAACTCATAGAAAGCAATATAGCTGAAGAAAACAATATTATTATTTCCACTGCTGAAGAATCAAAGAAAATAGAAGAAAATTTAACTATTGAAACCGAAAATTCCAATTATATTAAAGATTTGATTCTTAATGCCAATAATTCATTGCAAATTACAATTAAATCAATTGAAAAAGTAATAAGAGAAATACAAGAAAATGCTCAAAATGAAAATGATTTGGCAATGAAGATGAATGAACTTGTCAGTAATGCAGAAGGTGTAAAGAGTGTTTTATCTGTAATTAAAGAAATTGCGGATCAGACTAATCTTTTGGCATTAAATGCCGCAATTGAAGCGGCAAGGGCAGGAGAGCACGGAAGAGGATTTGCCGTTGTTGCAGATGAGGTTAGAAAACTTGCCGAAAGAACCCAAAAAAGTTTAAGTGAAATTGATGCCACAATAAATATAATTGTCCAAGGTATAAATTCTGCAAATGAAGAAATGAATCAAAATGTTGAAAAAGTTAATCAGATAGCAAATATTGCCGGAGATGTTCAAGGTGATATAAAAAATGTATCAACCCAAATGGAAAATGTTGTGGAAAAAGTGGAGATTAATGTTAAATCAATTTCTGATATTTTAAATAAAATGCAAGAGTTTATTAAACATATGAATACTATTTTAACCCTTTCTGATAAAAATGAAAAATATATTGAAAATAATTCCAAAACAATAGAGAATATTCATAAATTGGCAGATGAATTATTAAAAGAATTATCCCAATTTAAAATATAAACAGAACCGGCTTTTTCTGTTTTATAAGAATATAATTTTAAAATAATTTTTATTTTTTAAGTTTTTCTTTTTAAAGTATTAAACTGTTTAATGATAATAATAGAATTTAAAATGTATTTTTAATCATTTGGACGGTTAAATTTATATAATTAACGGACTTCTTAAATTTTTATGGATTTATTTTAAGTGTATTTTAAGTGAGAAAGAAAAAAAGTATAAAATAATTTATTTTAAAAAGTTCTTTTAAATTCCGGATATGCTTCAATACCGCATTCAGTAACATCAAGACCTTCGATTTCTTCCTCTTCTTCAGCCCTAAACGGAATAAATTTATTAATTATGAAAATGATAATATATGAAATAACAAATGTAAAAATGCCAATTTCAATAATTCCTTTTATTTGGGAAAATAAATCAGCTTTTCCGAATAATCCTACAGCCAGTGTTCCCCAGATACCGTTTACCAAATGAACTGATAATGCACCGACAGGGTCGTCAAGTTTTAATTTGTCAAAAAAAGGTACTGCATAAAATACCAAGATTCCGCCGATTAAACCAACTGTTAAAGATTCCACAGGAGTCAATACATCAGCACCCGCTGTAATTGCCACAAGTCCTCCAAGTGCCCCGTTTAAGACCATTGTAATATCAAATTTTTTATATGTTAAATAACTTAAAATAAATACTATAAGTCCTCCGACAAGTCCTGCATTGTTTGTATTCATAACTACAAATGCTACCGTATCGGCCGCATTTTTGCTTGAAATGCTTCCCACACTTCCTCCGTTAAATCCAAACCATCCAATCCATAAAAGTAATGCCCCAAGAACTACAAGGGGAATATTACTTGCGGGAATTACTTTTATTCCTCTTTTTGTATATTTCCCTTTTCTGCTTCCTATAATTAAAATCGCAGCTAAAAGAGCCCATCCTCCGGTTGAGTGAATAACTGTTGAACCGGCTAAATCATGCATATTTGAAATATCAAAAATTGTGTCTTTAAGTAAATCAGCTCCCCATGTTAGATTTACTACAAGCGGATATATAAACCCTGCCATAAATATTGTAAAAATAGAAAGCGGAATCACTCTTGTCCTTTCGCTCACCCCTCCGCTCATAATGTTTACAGTTTTTCCTACAAATGCCATTTGAAATAAAAAAGCGGCGTATTTACTCATACTGCTGCCATCCCAACCCCCAAATGCCAGTTTATATCCTATAAAGAAAAAAGTAAGACTTGCTACAATATAAATCATTGTATTTATTGTCAAAACTGCCGTTACGTTTTTTGTCCTGACAAGTCCGGCTTCAAGCATTGCAAAACCGGGAACCATTAAAATAATAAGCGTAAATGAAAAAAGGGTAAATAAAGTGTCTAACACCCAAGCCATATCCATATTATCTCCTTAATGCAGAATTGAAAATGGAGAATGTAAAATTAAATATGAGTTTATAAATTATCCATTTTACATTGTCCATTATCCATTAATTAAATCGCCTCTTCGTCTTCTTCACCAGTTCTTATTCTGATTACTTTTTCAACGGGCATTACAAAAATTTTACCATCTCCGATTTTTCCGGTTCTTGCACCTTTAATAATGGCATTTACAACATTTTCAACATCTTCTTCTTTTACGATAAGTTCAATTTTGATTTTTGGCAGAAAATCCACCACATATTCGGCGCCTCTGTAAAGTTCGGTATGTCCCTGCTGTCTTCCGTGTCCCTTTACCTCACTTACAGTAATTCCTGTAATTCCTATTTCAAAAAGCTCATCTTTTACATCATCAAGTTTAAACGGTTTAATTATTGCTTCAATTTTTTTCATAGCGGTCCTTTTTGTGAAAGTATAATATAAGTTTGAATAAGAAAAAGAGGAAAAAGTGATTAAATATTAATCAATCGAAACTTTAGAAATAAGAAGTTTGGCTCTTTCGAGTGCATCTTTTGAAGTTTTGTCACTCACAAGAAGTACTCCCATTCTTCTGCCAGGATGACTTTCCGGTTTTCCAAAAACCACAAATCTTGAAGTTTGGCTGAAAACCTCATGTGCAATATTAAATGAAGGCGTATAAGTCGTTTTGTCGGCCTTAAATGCGGCGCTTGCTCCGGGAGTTAAAAACTCAAATCCGAGAGGTAGATTAAGTACGGCCCTTATATGAAGGGCAAATTCGCTCTGCGTTTGTGTAATTAAAGTGACAAGCCCTGTGTCGTGAGGACGAGGTGAAACTTCACTAAAATATACTTCATCCCCCTTTATAAACATTTCAACGCCAAATATTCCTCTGCCGCCGAGTCCCTCAACAATTGTTTTAGCAATATGCTGGGCTTTTTGTAAGGCAGTTTCGCTCATTTCCATTTCCTGCCAGGAGAAAATATAATCCCCGCCTTTTTGGATATGACCAATCGGTGGACAGAAAACTATTTCGCTGTCGTTTTTGGCAGTGAGCAGAGTTATTTCATAATCAAAATCGATAAATTCCTCCACTATTAATTCATCCGCACTTCCCCTTGCATCACTTTTTGCAAATTCCCAGGCTGTTATTACCTCTTCGGGGGATTTCACTATACTTTGACCATGTCCAGAGCTGCTCATTATAGGTTTTACAACAGCGGGATATCCCAGTTCATCACAGGCGTTTTTTAAATCTTCATAGGTTGATACGAATTTATATTTACTAGTTTTTAATCCAAGGGATTCGGCAGCAAATTTTCTTATGTTTTTCCTGTTCATTGTTTTGTTTACAGCCTCTGCATTTGGAATAATGTGAATTCCCTCATTTTCTGCCTCAAAAAGTGCTTCAATATTTATTGCCTCAATTTCAGGTAAAACAAAATCAGGTTTTTCCCTTCTTATAACATCAAGTACCTGTTCTTTATTTTTCATATTGATTACATAACTCCTATGGGCTACAAGCATAGCCGGGGCATTTGGGTATCTGTCTACTGCTATCACTTCGCATCCAAGTCTGTTTGCTTCAATTGCCACTTCTTTGCCAAGTTCACCACTTCCAAGAAGCATTATTTTAATTGAATTTGATTTTAAAGGGGTTGAGAGTCTCATTTTTATCCTTTTTTGCTTAAATTATACCATTTATTGATATATGTCAATAAATTTTTTTTAACTAAATGATAATATTTATCAAAGTCTTTTAAAGGAGCAGAATTGAAACTCAATGAATTAAAAATGGGGGAGAGCGGGATAATTACAAAAATTCTTGCAAAAGACCCATTAAAAAGCAGGCTTTTATCTATGGGGTTTGCAAGGGGTGAGAGGGTAAAAGTTTTAAAACACACTCTTGCAAAAAATACCTATGAAGTTGAGGTAAATCGTATACCAATAGCCCTGCGCGAGGAAGAAGCGGCCCAAATTGAAGTGAGGAGAGAAAATGAAGGAGATTAAAGTTGCATTAGTGGGCCAGCCAAACGTTGGAAAAAGCCATTTAATCAATTCCATTTCAGGGGCAACGCTGCATGTCGGGAATTTTTCCGGAGTTACGGTTGAGAAAAAAGAAGTTGAATTTAGTAGGGGAGAATATAAAATTAAATTAATTGACCTGCCGGGTACTTATTCTTTTCATACATATACCCCTGAAGAGGAAGTTACAAAAAATTTTTTATTAAATGAAGAATATGATTTGATTTTAAATGTCATTGATTCAAATCAGCTTGAGAAAAATTTGATTTTTTCTTTTCAAATAGCAGATATAGGCAAGCCTGTGGTTATTGCTTTTAACATGTATGATGAATATTCAAGACAGGGCGGAGAGATTGATACGGAAAAGTTTTTTAAACTGACAAACATTAGAGCGGAAAATGTGTCTGCAAAAGAAAAATTCGGGCTTGAGGAATTGTTTGCTAAAG
Proteins encoded:
- a CDS encoding ammonium transporter; the protein is MDMAWVLDTLFTLFSFTLIILMVPGFAMLEAGLVRTKNVTAVLTINTMIYIVASLTFFFIGYKLAFGGWDGSSMSKYAAFLFQMAFVGKTVNIMSGGVSERTRVIPLSIFTIFMAGFIYPLVVNLTWGADLLKDTIFDISNMHDLAGSTVIHSTGGWALLAAILIIGSRKGKYTKRGIKVIPASNIPLVVLGALLLWIGWFGFNGGSVGSISSKNAADTVAFVVMNTNNAGLVGGLIVFILSYLTYKKFDITMVLNGALGGLVAITAGADVLTPVESLTVGLIGGILVFYAVPFFDKLKLDDPVGALSVHLVNGIWGTLAVGLFGKADLFSQIKGIIEIGIFTFVISYIIIFIINKFIPFRAEEEEEIEGLDVTECGIEAYPEFKRTF
- the purT gene encoding formate-dependent phosphoribosylglycinamide formyltransferase, whose protein sequence is MRLSTPLKSNSIKIMLLGSGELGKEVAIEANRLGCEVIAVDRYPNAPAMLVAHRSYVINMKNKEQVLDVIRREKPDFVLPEIEAINIEALFEAENEGIHIIPNAEAVNKTMNRKNIRKFAAESLGLKTSKYKFVSTYEDLKNACDELGYPAVVKPIMSSSGHGQSIVKSPEEVITAWEFAKSDARGSADELIVEEFIDFDYEITLLTAKNDSEIVFCPPIGHIQKGGDYIFSWQEMEMSETALQKAQHIAKTIVEGLGGRGIFGVEMFIKGDEVYFSEVSPRPHDTGLVTLITQTQSEFALHIRAVLNLPLGFEFLTPGASAAFKADKTTYTPSFNIAHEVFSQTSRFVVFGKPESHPGRRMGVLLVSDKTSKDALERAKLLISKVSID
- a CDS encoding P-II family nitrogen regulator; protein product: MKKIEAIIKPFKLDDVKDELFEIGITGITVSEVKGHGRQQGHTELYRGAEYVVDFLPKIKIELIVKEEDVENVVNAIIKGARTGKIGDGKIFVMPVEKVIRIRTGEEDEEAI
- a CDS encoding FeoA family protein — encoded protein: MKLNELKMGESGIITKILAKDPLKSRLLSMGFARGERVKVLKHTLAKNTYEVEVNRIPIALREEEAAQIEVRRENEGD